The Pyrus communis chromosome 5, drPyrComm1.1, whole genome shotgun sequence region caaaaactgaactcaagactaactaaaaaatatagtctattctctaaaaacataaaaggtgagtttttagagtttttaaacttaaaactcactcctttcttttctctccctcctcccctatcactccaaatctctctcttttcttcattctctttcctctttttttttgtttttacctttttcgtctctcctccaATCCGCTCTCTTCATTCATCTCGTCTGATCCTctcccttctttctctttccttcaattatctcttactttctttcctcttctctcctctttctccctctcctacAACCCGctctttttagatctctttgtctagtttaagtcgtaagatttaaaaattttaaatcgcaaaccaatcaagtttttgagtcttaaagaaaattgttttcaagaaatgttcttaagaaatgttttggagaaatgataaaaaatatcaaataggattagttttttatttaaaaatgagCAAGCTTTCCACTCTTGGTTTTGATAAAGATAACAAGAACCATAATAAAGACTTCAAAAATACAACTTTTCAAATAGAGAAATGATAAAATACACACCCTTTATCTCCTCATACACAATCTGTTTAATCATTTTTGTTGCTTCAGTGTAATTTATTCAATATGATGGTTAGAAACAAAGAGGGGTGTGTGGAAGGCTAAATGACAGAAAAAATGTATTGTTTCATCTATAGTTTTTCCATAAACCCAAGATGCAGCAGCATCAAATCAAAAAATCATGATGACACGTTCAAAGCCATTCATACTTCTCGAAATGCCAAGTGCAGACACTTTCTCTTAGCACAGAACCGTTTGTAATCTACAAAAGGATCCATTTCTACGAAGGCAGGGCAATTACTAGCGTTTaaacatttcataaacaaaaaaacaataaatgaaatagggttaatctcagtttactacctcaaagtttcatggttttcaacatttggtacatgaagtttttttcatcccaaagtATATCTCAAGTCTTAATTTTTGGAtaatctcatacatccgttaagttgACTATTAAATCAGtcattaactgatgacgtggcacccatgtggacaatgattgggtGCCATATGTCATTAAGGCCCACgtggaaattttaaatttaaaaaactaaaaaagtaaaataaaattgaacctTACACTTCCTAGTCTCAACTCTTCAACCACTTCAAGGCTTTCAACCAAATACAAATTGGCTCATCAAATTGGGTTCTACAGAATGGTGCTAAACCGTGGATAGAAGAATTCATTGCCCTTTCGAAAAGTATGTCTCTACAATGTAGACAGAGAAATCACATAGAGATGCGGCCAGAAATTTGGGGACGAATGTGAAGGCCATctcctcctctcctctcctccctTCTTCAAGATCTCCCCCTCcgatacaaataaaaaaaaaaaaaaaaaaaaaaatccgattCCAGACTTCCTTGGAAACCTGCTCACAGAGGAAGAGTTCAATCTGCCCCTCCTTCACTCCCCAACCCCcttctcccttctctcctctgcaacccACCCAAACCTCCTCTCCtactcacccccccccccccactccCAATCCCCTTCGCTGCAACGGAATCCACCTGAACTGCGGTGTACCTGGATCTGGATATAATCAGAGGGCCGAGAGCCACCACAAGAGGGATTACTATTGCCGTTAGGGACTGCAATGACCGATTCGTTGAAGCTGAGTGGGAGTGAGTCGGCAGATTTGAGAGCAAGGTTGGAGATCACGGATGAGAAATCGGGCGGAGGAGGATCAAGTCGAAGATCAGGCCGCCCCTGTCACTCCTCTGAGACAAATCGGGCGGAGGAGGGAGACCGAGTTGGCGAAGacagaggaggaagaaggggtCTGAGCGATGGGGGATGGTTAAAATTAAGGTTTAGGTTTAgttttgagaattgttattgacactccaaaaatttcattttgaactccaaacattctataattagaaagaaaaaaaaacccttacgAGGAgggtagaatgagatttttggagtgctaataacaattatcttaattttaaattttttaaattttaaattaattttctaatttttaatttttagcttttaatttttaaatttccacATGGACGAATAATGGCTGACTTAATAATCAACTTAACTTAAAAGATGTATTAGACTGTCCGAAAATTTAGGAGGCTTAAGGTATGACTCTGAGATGATAAAAACTTGATATGTCAAATGTTAAAAACTACGAAATTGGATAGTAAACtgaaattaacccaaaaaaataacacGAAAGCACAAATACAGATGAGATTTAGCTCGCAAGAAGCTGACTAACCCTCAACCAAAATCCCCATGAGAAGTGCTTCGGTCCCTGTATTGGGATATTTAAGCTTCCTTGCTTCCAATTCAGCCATAGCAAACGACTTTATCGCTCTGGCGGACCATCTAAACACCAAAATTCAATGAATATCTCACATTCAAATTCACATGGACACATATAGGCACGCACAAAAATGcaatcaaaatgaaataaatataaCTCACTTGGGGCTCTTCCCAGTAGAAATCATGTCGGGCTTCCTGCAAAACAATCAGATCAGTACAGTACAACTCAGATGGGCCGGGCTTTAATCTAGGTACAATTAAAATACCATcacttggaagaagaagaagacttaCGCTGTTGGGAGGCTGAAGAGGACGGTGGCGATGGCCGTCCGATGCTTGGAAGCCATGTGCTTTACATTCGGAATTCGAATAGAAAGCCTTGCGCCGAGAAATGTTGTCTGGTTATAGTGGGGAACGTGGCAGGGaagggagggagaagagaaggcGCATCGGTTTCTGTGGGGTTGAGAGGTAGAGAAGGGTGAGATTGGGAGAGCTGAGAGTGCGACAGAGGTGGATGCCATATTCTTCTGCTGCGGCTGCTGCGTGCCAAAGCAATTGCAATTATCAGAAACCCTAGCCCAGCATGAGAGTGTCTGCATCGATCTTAACGGCTCAAAACAATTCGATGAGATCGTGTTTTCAATTTCTATACAGCGACATATCGTGTATTTCTAATTGTGTTTTCAGTTTCTATACAGCGACATGTCGTGTAGggtttttaatttctaattttaataACGTAGATCACTATATTTATCATTGttaaattagtttaaatttCAAGATATGTCTAATAAATAGatataaacttcaaaatttaaacttattcaATAATAATAAGTAAAGTTATAAAAAGGCCATAGCCCAACCTTATCTTTTGGATTGTGGGCTAGTTTGGTTAGGATCTAACCagcccatttttttttttttttaacaaacgatatttctATACTAAGATCATCTTCAACTCTtgaaataaagtttaaaaatttaagCCAGAAAATTTTAAGCTATAATTACAAAActgtttttctcctccaaccctTATGGCTTAAAATGTTAGTctgagattattaaataatgattttagcctaacttttttttttttcggttacttttttgaaaattaaatttatgtagattatcctaatttatttttatgaacatttcaaTCTAAAAATATAATTCCgataagtaataaaaaaaattatacaaatacataggtatttataaagttttaagttaaatttgatttaaattattttagacgtCAGATTTAATTTTGGGCCATCAAATCTGcttttaaccattagatttgatctcatttgatcataaccgttagattataagtaaaaaaacaaaagaatgtttgaaatataataatttggtaGGTCCAGAATAATTTTAGCCAAGCTTAAATCGTGGGGGGAATCTAGCCCAAAGATATACTTCCTCTCCAAGGCTTATTTTAACCCAAAGGTTGGAGGTGGTTTGGAGGGGTTTAAagcttatattttaagttttatcccatgagttggagatggtctaagggggaggggttaggcttagcctcacaatgggttagcaataatgtggtttaaattcgcctttggtgagaatcgaatctacgacatttcacttacaaatgaagagaaatactactaaaCTTTAGTACTAAGTAGCAGGCCTCGCCCAATCTTAGATTTGATCTTTATTCGACCTGATTTTAAATGGACAGGGCTAGACCTAGCATTTTAGGTCATGGGCTGACTCATAGGCCGATTTTAGTCTTGACCTTTTCCTAGGCCTGATCAGATATGGCCCAATATAATTTAAATACTTTGGAactttctttaaaataattaatttgtaataCTTACTTATTTCATTTAATTGTCTATATTAACTTAACAGATACCTTAGTTCAAGGGAAGCTATGCTATGAAGTTGGTTAAGtatttttcatcaaaaattAGTTTTGGTAAGCtagtttcattagttttccttagttCAAGGGTAATTGACAATTGATGAAAGTACAAGGTATAGGTTCAATCTTAACTATattaatgggaaaaaaaaaaaattctcaactatattacatttttttttaattaaatgaaaatgatTAAAGGGCCAAAAATTGGGCCAGTTAGGTGGTTTGCTCGTAACGCCAAAATTTTTAAGCCTATGAGCTGGGCCAGGGCCTTAAGCTATCTCCAATCGAAAGCTGGCCAAAGAGctcattttagccctctggccctccaaaaaattaatattttaatgaatagtgcatgaccatatttcttaccatctccaaccgagggtcaaaaGGCCATagagctcgttttagccctgtaaaaaaaaatcatctctaaCCAAGGCCCaaacatattatttaaatttaaaaactaaaacaacttaaattaaaTGCACATTTACCATTTCTAATAGGAAGCTTATATTTGGGGGTGGGAGAGGTTTGAGCAATCAAACATGCTTATAAAAGCAACATCCCCACATTAagattcaaatttttaaatttttggccccaaaaaaaaataaataacggCTAGTTGATgatgtcagctagccgttgaGATTCAAATTTTGTTAGCTCGACCGGttgaccctttggcccttttttgtctagtggggcccacgagccattTCGcctggccctcagttggagacgatttttgggctatttttagccctctggccaaAGGGTCAACTGGTCGCCCCAAATCAGCCAGCCAGCCGGGCTGAAATTCAAATTGCAACTGCTAGCTGCTGACGTTTGCTAGtcgttatttttaattttttttatttatttattcaatttttacagtttttttttaatttttttttttacaaaatttgtaaatatcAATTTACTACCCTAAAGTTTCGTGGTagtcaacatttggtacatgaagttaatttccgtcccagagtcatacgtAAAGTGTTAATTtcgggacagtctcatacatccgttaatcaAACTGTTAACTCtgccgttaactgatgatgtggcgccTATGTAGACAATGACtggacgccacgtgtcattaaagggtccacgtggaaattaaaatttcaaaaaataattaactaaatattaaaaaaaattaaaaaaactaaactaaactaaaaaaccaaaaaaacccaCCCACACCCAAATCTTCCCCATCGACCGTTCCCCCTCCCCCCACTAGCTGGGATTAAgaacttgaagaaaaagaagaaggtttgGGGAAAAAGAGAGactgttgggggggggggggggagaaagGGAGTCCCGACCCTCTGCGTCACCTGCGACCGTGACATCCACTCCACCAATGTTCATTATCATCCACACCCACCTTTCCCCTATCACCATGTACATCCCCACCCTTCATTTTTGTCTTCCCACCCATCACTCTATCTCAACCACCGCCTTATGTCCTTCTCACTCACTGAACACCATACCTCTCCAAACCCCCTCCGAACCCGAACCCTACTAGAAAAACAATTTGAGACGTGGGTCCAGAAGCTCAAACCTGGGTTCAGGCGGCTCGAAGTGAACTAGGCCCTGAAAGCCCAATTGGACCTGGATCTTGCAGTCGACATTTTCCGATGAACCGCCCAGCAGCGGAACTACAAGCACAACCACGCCACCTACCTCATCATGATCAAAATCTTGCTCAACGGCAGATGTTACCCCCACGCCGAAACCGTAGTCGAAGAGGTAATTGTCGGGCCTGTGAAATTAGCGTGCCCTTTACAATACCATGATTCGATTTTGATGCCGAAGAAAGCTGTTTTTCAATTGTGCTTTTAATATTTATAAGAAAATGTTGAATTCTGAGAATTGCAAACCAAATCTTGAAACTTATGCATTGTTACTGAACTCGTTGCTTAGGAGGTTTAATAACATGCATGTTTTCTATGTGTACTTGCGCGTCATGCGGTCTTTATTGAGGGGATTGAGGGGATGGGTTTTTGGGGAGCTTGGTGGTATGGGTGGGTATCAAGGAAAGGGGAAGGGTATCGGTGGGTGAAGGGTGGAGGGGATGGAGGGGTGTCGGGTTTTGGGAAAGACGATCTGggttttgtcttttttttttttaaattttttttaacttttctttaaatagtttttttttccacgtggaccccttaatgacacgtggcgtccagtcattgtccacataggCGCCGCATCATCaattaacagtttgactaacggatgtacgagactgtcccaaaattaacactttaggtttgactctgggacgaaaaaactttatgtaccaaatgttgaaaaccacgaaacttgagggtagtaactgatatttacccttttaaaaatttcgttaaaatattaatttcttagaggGCCAGATTGAGCCATCTGgccagccttcggttggagatggtcttagtggCTTCTTTCTTGAGAGTGAAAGAGTTGCACTAGAACgagccatctccaaccgagagctcgttttagccctctggccctctaagatattaatattttaatgaatagtacagggtcatatttgcctctatctccaaccgagggccaaagggccatatggcttgttttagccctgtcacaaaaaaccgtctccaactaagggccaaagggccaaacataatttattatttaaaacctacaacttaaattcaaatccaacggctaagtgatgtcagttagccgttggatttgaaattttttttttgctataaataggtGGATATTAGgttataattcacacaactttgaattcaatctatttcaattcaagtttgcaatgaattccaactttggatcctcttcatattccaactgggggtcctcatccaattctaaattagaagaaaaatgggcgcaaatgagacaagaagatgaggaaattatagagaaaaaaaaatagaagttataggaaaaaaatagaattaaaaaaaaatagaagttataggaagttatagaaaatagaattttataaaaatatgaaacaaattttgtaaaaatagaagttataggaagttatagaaaaaaatagaagttataggaaaaaaaaaatttgtaaataaaaaaaattcaaaaataacagCTAGCTAACGTCTGCTAGTTGTTGTATTTGAAAATTTGGCCTAGCATTCCTGTTGGATATAATCGACAAGAAGATACATATTCCTGTTGATTATATCTGACAGGAATGCTCACATTTCTGGCCAGCCCGGGGCTGGCTGGTTGGCTGGTTGGATTGGGCCAGCCCTTTGGCCATTTGGCCTTTTTAGATTCCGTGAggcccacgagccctctggcctagccctcggttggagacggttttcaggGGTTTTTCGACCTTCTAGAccatttggttggagatggtcttatatATTTGACTTAGGGACGCCTTAACCCATTTATTTTCGAGGCCAAAAAAATTAAGGTGGGGTAGTGCTTAAGCTTTGAACTTTTAGGCCGGACCAATTTACAGGTCTAATTTTGAGCTTTAAAGGATGaattagaaaataaatagtttaggtaaaataaaataaaattatggttTGAAACATCATGCAACACAATGATATCCAAAGCGCTAAAGGACATGACAAATTCCAAAGCTTGAAAGAGCAAGCCCATAAAAGTGAACGACGAGAAGGCTCACTGGAAAAAAACTTCTCTAGAGAGACTACAAAACACAACAAACTGAAGACCACCATATAGCTCAAAAATTTCTAAATTAGGTCACCAGTCAAAAGTGGGAGAAGTTTCGAGCGAACAAAGATGGTTATAATTTGAGATAAACAATGAACCAGAGGAAGGAAAAACTTAGCTAGGCAAAAAGGATGATGAGAGACGCACCAAAATCATTTGCCAACGATCCTAAAGACTCGTTTGATAGCCATTTGAttcttagtttttatttttctttctttgtttcttctcCTCCCTCTCACCACTCTTCTTCACCATCTTTTTCCCTACTTACTTTTCTCATATCTTAGGACACAAATATTAAAACGAGGAACTGAAAACGAGTTGGCTATGAAACTATCCCTAACTGATCATTTCACTTTGAGAGAGAGTTTTTCTTAAGGAGCTGATTTTCTTGTACCCTTTTAGCCCTTCTCACACTCTTTTTTTATTGGTCAtcatatgaaataaatcaaacagaAACAAATGATATTGCACATGGGTGTCTAAAAAGTTAGTGTGTGCGACACGCCCCGATCCCTATGTCTGAGGGACATCGAGATGACCACATGCTGGCCGACACTTGTGGGTAACGAAagccatttaatgaataaatatgctgagaacatgtaaaacatgcgTATAAATTTCATTCGAACTACAAGATAATATACTAATATTCAACTACCAACAATGATAAAGATaatgataatgcatgacatgtttagagcatacaactaatttaGAGTACAAGTGGAAGATAAAATAGAGATGTGCTATTACAATAGAAATCAAATCAGAGATGATGGCACGATACCACTAGTAGGGGAAAGCCTCGTAGTGCGGGTCGTAATCGTCGTTCCTATGTCCTGAGGggacgcaaaacaaacatgagtaggccaagttgatatatatatatatatatatatatatatatatatatatatatatatatatataatattggaACAGTTATCAAcaactaacccccaaagttttatgaaaactaatagcataa contains the following coding sequences:
- the LOC137733728 gene encoding ATP-dependent Clp protease ATP-binding subunit CLPT1, chloroplastic-like → MQTLSCWARVSDNCNCFGTQQPQQKNMASTSVALSALPISPFSTSQPHRNRCAFSSPSLPCHVPHYNQTTFLGARLSIRIPNVKHMASKHRTAIATVLFSLPTAKPDMISTGKSPKWSARAIKSFAMAELEARKLKYPNTGTEALLMGILVEGTSLAAKFLRANGITLFKVRDETVNLLGKSDMYYFSPEHPPLTEPAQRALDWAFDQKLKSGENGEITVTHLLLGIWSEKESAGYKILASLGFDDEKATELSKSMDRDYDRTFK